CACGTGCCATCCAGGCAAAGCCCGGATAGCACGTCACCGCCCTGGCCTTCCAGTTCCCGAAGCACGCCGGGGCGGCCTACCTGCTCTACCTGGCCTGGGCGATGTGGCGGGACAAGGGGGGCCTGCGCCTGGAGGGCGCGAGCGCCGAGCAGCGGCCGGGGCAGATCGCCTTCAAGGCATTCCTGATGAACATCCTCAACCCCAAGCTCTCACTCTTCTTCCTGGCCTTCCTGCCCCAATTCATCCACCCCGGCCCCCTGGGGCCGCTGGCCCAGATGCTCGTCCTGAGCGCCGTCTTCATGGCCATGACCCTGGCGGTCTTCCTGGTCTACGGCTTCCTCGCCCACAGCTTCCGCCGCTTCATCCTGGATTCCCCCAGG
The sequence above is drawn from the uncultured Holophaga sp. genome and encodes:
- a CDS encoding LysE family transporter codes for the protein MWRDKGGLRLEGASAEQRPGQIAFKAFLMNILNPKLSLFFLAFLPQFIHPGPLGPLAQMLVLSAVFMAMTLAVFLVYGFLAHSFRRFILDSPRVQSHLQRAFAATFAFLGLELALSDR